A region from the Coffea eugenioides isolate CCC68of chromosome 9, Ceug_1.0, whole genome shotgun sequence genome encodes:
- the LOC113782408 gene encoding dirigent protein 2-like: MAKSLAIASLQILSLFLLASLAQSRTSVTHLTVYEHEVRSGAGQSAFLVAGLRNVTWSFSQFGSVYVADNILTQSASIKSQLVGRLQGIGGVVSLDGTTIQVLASIHFTTGEYSGSTVELKGISSADVNQTAIVGGTNRFVYATGYTTVQPVTVAADLVVARWDLYIRQDIPEDFPDTAAR; this comes from the coding sequence ATGGCGAAGAGTTTAGCCATAGCATCCCTCCAAATTCTCAGCCTGTTTTTGCTAGCAAGCTTGGCACAGTCAAGGACGTCGGTCACACATTTGACGGTGTACGAACATGAAGTTCGAAGCGGAGCTGGTCAGTCTGCTTTCCTAGTTGCAGGTCTCCGCAACGTAACTTGGTCCTTTAGCCAATTTGGAAGTGTTTACGTCGCTGATAATATCTTGACACAAAGCGCTTCAATCAAATCGCAACTAGTTGGTCGTTTACAAGGCATTGGTGGAGTAGTATCCCTTGATGGCACCACCATACAGGTTCTCGCAAGTATTCACTTCACCACCGGAGAGTACAGTGGTAGCACTGTGGAATTAAAGGGAATTTCGTCTGCGGATGTCAATCAAACGGCAATTGTAGGAGGAACCAATCGATTTGTGTATGCAACAGGGTATACTACCGTCCAGCCGGTGACCGTAGCAGCAGATCTGGTTGTTGCAAGGTGGGACCTCTACATTAGACAGGATATACCGGAAGACTTCCCTGATACTGCTGCTCGTTAA